The genomic DNA CTTGGCGGGTCTGCAGGATGTGGCGGTGAATCATTCACCGATGGGCACCGCAGGTAGCCGGGGGGAACCTTGATTGCTGGAGGGAAGCCCGCATGTCCTGAGCATAATCTTCTTGAATCCGCGAACGGAGCAACCCCTGTCGATGACCGAGCTTTCCCTGCCGCAGCCCAGCGTCCGTCTGGACATCTGGTTGTGGGCGGCCCGCTTCTTCAAGACCCGCAGCCTCGCCAAGCAGTCGGTGGACACCGGCAAGGTGGCCGTGGCCGGACAGCGACCGAAGTCTTCACGTGCGGTGCGCGTGGGTGAGCAGCTGACCATCGAGCGGGGCGAAGAGCACTTCGAGATCGCGGTGGCCGCGCTCAGTGATCAACGCGGGCCGGCGACCGTGGCGCAGCAGCTGTACGTCGAAACCGAGGCGTCCAAGGCGCGGCGTGCCGAACAACGGGCACTGCGCATCGCCGCGCGTGATGGCTACCAGGCGCCGGAACACAAACCGGACAAGCGGGCGCGCAAGTTGATCCGTGCACTGGGTGATCTGGACGCTATCTAGCACTCATGGCGTCAACCGCATAGGTCAGGAACCGACGCGTCTACCTATGACGTGACCGTAATGGACCTGCACCACGGACGCGCGCCGCATCAGCGAACACGCTTGTCCGGCCTTGCCGACAGGTACCGGCATCATACCGGTACCTGTCGTCCGCACTGCGCAGGCTTACGCGTGCAGGTCGTAGCGGTCCAGTTCCATCACCCGCGTCCAGGCGGCGATGAAATCCTGCACGAACTTCTTCTGCCCGTCGTTGCTGGCATATACCTCGGCAAGCGCACGCAGCACCGAGTGCGAGCCAAACACCAGATCCGCACGGCTTGCGGTCCAGCGCGCGGTGCCGCCGCTGCGGCTGATGCCTTCATAGCCATCGCCTGCAGCCTTCCATTGCGTGCCCAGGTCCAGCAGGTTGACGAAGAAGTCGTTGCTCAACGTGCCCGGCCGGTCGGTCAGTACGCCGTCCTTGCTGCCGTCCACCGTCGTGCCCAGCACGCGCAGGCCACCGACCAGAGCGGTGAGTTCGGGCGCGGTCAGGGTCAGCTGCT from Stenotrophomonas sp. 169 includes the following:
- a CDS encoding RNA-binding S4 domain-containing protein, with the translated sequence MTELSLPQPSVRLDIWLWAARFFKTRSLAKQSVDTGKVAVAGQRPKSSRAVRVGEQLTIERGEEHFEIAVAALSDQRGPATVAQQLYVETEASKARRAEQRALRIAARDGYQAPEHKPDKRARKLIRALGDLDAI